In one Portunus trituberculatus isolate SZX2019 chromosome 31, ASM1759143v1, whole genome shotgun sequence genomic region, the following are encoded:
- the LOC123511111 gene encoding uncharacterized protein LOC123511111, producing MGKNTYLAHDKIAQIIALKESGLQTKDIVAQLGVSERSVRRWVARFNQQASRDTPTHERRPGPSRNTSDCCRNIVKRVLESNPRISARKIKEENPRLLGDVSVRMASRLIAELGYSNHRTLKKPLLIRTHKVNRVQFARKYRAWDEKWLTAFEDTEAIVFQQDGAKPHTAKSVTHGLRDCEVQFIDDWPGNSPDLNPIENLWQIMKRDLQGKDESSVPKLKREIRASWDWCSTPSYSCMRIPPIPAGFA from the exons ATGGGGAAAAACACATATTTAGCACATGATAAGATCGCTCAGATCATCGCATTGAAAGAATCTGGGCTGCAAACAAAGGATATAGTTGCACAACTTGGTGTGAGTGAGCGTTCTGTACGCCGTTGGGTTGCCAGATTCAACCAGCAGGCCAGCCGGGACACACCAACCCATGAAAGAAGGCCAGGGCCTAGTAGAAACACCAGTGATTGTTGCAGGAACATAGTGAAGCGTGTCTTAGAATCTAACCCTCGTATCTCAGccagaaaaattaaggaagaaaaccCTAGGTTGCTGGGAGACGTCTCTGTGCGTATGGCGTCCCGCCTCATAGCCGAGCTGGGCTACAGCAACCATCGCACATTGAAGAAGCCCCTCCTCATCCGTACGCACAAAGTGAATAGGGTTCAGTTTGCCAGGAAATACAGAGCGTGGGATGAGAAGTGGCTGACT GCATTTGAAGACACTGAGGCTATTGTCTTCCAGCAAGATGGGGCCAAGCCTCATACAGCCAAATCAGTAACCCATGGGCTTCGTGATTGTGAGGTGCAGTTTATTGATGATTGGCCGGGTAACAGCCCGGACCTTAACCCCATAGAAAACCTGTGGCAGATCATGAAAAGAGATCTGCAGGGGAAGGACGAGTCGTCTGTTCCTAAGCTCAAGAGGGAGATTCGTGCCTCATGGGATT GGTGTTCTACTCCCTCATACTCCTGCATGAGAATACCTCCAATACCAGCTGGGTTTGCATGA
- the LOC123511112 gene encoding uncharacterized protein LOC123511112 has translation MRDFNAHPTCWEPDLPTHHHNTSGNAFFQALLNLTHVSFLSPPGLATRFHPHTGAASVLDLFLGDPTFKDSTFCTGPYMGSDHLPLLASLPQVSPRPQPGCMPRWRLNSSGWTRYVAALPSSLDTQHLSLDEAATTIAGVLTEAGTAAFPLITRCRPRHLGKPWLAALTAAWDAICAKTILKAKRNAWDLHCSTLSFRSFPKRTVSFLRSMEGKLVSQNIPFSDDDSTPLADPEKAKIMSEHFHLKIGLPPPLRPPPTLTSVIETAVSSPALPSLAQPFKPHELSSALATLKPGKAPGLDKVPYDFIRHLTPPLRACLLQIYNSSWQSGQFPSTWKSAILIPIHKPGKDPTLPSAYRPISLLSCIGKLLERLVNTRLTWWLEANNKLVEEQCGFRPHRSTLDLLGQIEYHICDTYCQRQVMTALFLDLEDAFDSAPHEGIVYKLALMGITGTTLAWVRDFLTSRSFQVAVGASLSPSQGIHCGVPQGSILSPLLFNVLLSDLQVPTHSHLLYADDITIVSRAPTLSEAQDHLQEAATTVGAWMTTWGLQVSASKSSLMCFTMRKLPTPPTVTLSGEAVPYSTSHTLLGLRLDGPRLSWVNHISYLRTSCNKRLDVMKRIAGIRWGASRDLLLHYYKTTIRAKMQYASCFYGSAAYSNLLKLDPIQNAALRISMGGHEILPSCFSTSREWYSSTVHPQTDDLVPTILQDTGPACFPSPLPSTPTQGWISKLLYGSPLPLDRSIYHHHLKIYTDGSRDASLPSSAAAIYDASTAICKTWRLPEYTDVLTTELFALLQALIYLRTSHPTSMVVIYTDSRSSLSLLLSRQPSSATTLIHSIQSTFLHLLNTGWDITFQWVPSHSGIRGNEVVDAAAKMALTHVNITPLSLQLHSAKQLISRLCHSSWDSSLNTALRVTSMGLYRSDSSPQPWVRKQSRILDVALTCLRLGHTRLTAHLHRLGLSLDPYCPWCRMVEETIEHFLLHWPRFHSHCVVLCDHLVALGVSTFDLPTLLVAVGVHSSHQATVLCLTCVFLKKCGQLPHL, from the exons ATGAGGGACTTTAATGCCCATCCTACATGTTGGGAGCCTGACCTACCAactcaccatcacaacacctctGGCAACGCTTTCTTCCAAGCCTTGCTAAATCTAACACATGTCTCCTTCCTCAGCCCTCCCGGACTAGCGACCAGGTTTCATCCCCATACTGGTGCCGCCTCGGTGCTCGACCTGTTCCTTGGAGACCCTACCTTCAAGGATTCCACCTTCTGCACTGGACCTTACATGGGCAGcgaccacctccctctcctcgcctccctcccacaAGTCTCCCCACGGCCCCAACCTGGCTGCATGCCCCGCTGGAGGCTCAATTCTTCTGGCTGGACCCGGTACGTGGCTGCGCTTCCCTCCTCACTGGACACCCAACATCTTTCCCTGGATGAAGCTGCCACAACCATTGCTGGGGTGCTGACCGAGGCTGGCACAGCTGCCTTCCCACTCATCACCCGTTGTCGTCCACGCCACCTTGGGAAGCCCTG GCTGGCCGCGCTTACCGCCGCCTGGGACGCCATCTGTGCCAAGACCATCCTCAAGGCAAAGCGGAATGCATGGGACCTGCACTGCTccactctttccttccgctccttTCCCAAGCGTACCGTGTCCTTTCTCCGCTCCATGGAGGGCAAGTTGGTATCTCAGAACATCCCATTTTCTGATGATGATTCTACCCCACTGGCTGACCctgaaaaagcaaaaatcaTGTCAGAACACTTCCACCTCAAGATtggtttacctcctcctcttcgtccgccCCCAACCCTTACTTCAGTTATTGAAACTGCCGTCTCCTCTCCAGCTCTCCCATCCCTTGCTCAACCATTCAAGCCTCATGAACTCTCCTCAGCCTTAGCTACACTAAAACCCGGTAAGGCGCCAGGCCTTGATAAAGTCCCATACGACTTCATCcgccacctcaccccacccctaCGTGCCTGCCTCCTACAAATATACAACAGCAGCTGGCAATCAGGGCAGTTTCCATCCACCTGGAAATCCGCCATCCTCATCCCCATCCACAAGCCTGGAAAGGAccctacactcccctcagcatACAGGCCCATCAGCCTCCTCTCCTGCATCGGGAAGCTGCTGGAGAGGTTAGTCAACACCCGCCTCACCTGGTGGTTAGAAGCTAACAACAAGCTAGTAGAGGAGCAGTGTGGCTTCCGCCCTCACCGGAGTACCCTGGATTTGCTGGGGCAAATTGAGTATCACATCTGTGACACTTACTGCCAGCGTCAAGTCATGACGGCCCTCTTCCTTGACCTGGAGGACGCATTTGATTCTGCACCACATGAGGGCATCGTGTACAAGCTGGCACTCATGGGCATCACTGGCACCACCCTTGCCTGGGTGCGCGACTTCCTCACCAGTCGCTCATTCCAAGTGGCCGTTGGTGCATCACTGTCACCTTCCCAAGGAATTCATTGTGGCGTCCCTCAGGGATCCATTCTCAGCCCCCTTCTGTTCAATGTTCTTCTCTCTGACCTACAGGTTCCTACCCACTCTCACCttctctatgctgatgacattacCATCGTCAGTCGAGCACCCACACTTTCCGAGGCTCAGGATCACCTGCAGGAGGCGGCCACCACCGTGGGTGCATGGATGACAACCTGGGGGCTACAAGTTAGTGCTTCAAAGAGCTCTCTCATGTGTTTCACCATGAGAAAGCTTCCAACTCCACCTACCGTCACCTTAAGTGGGGAGGCTGTTCCATACTCaacctcacacaccctcctcgGACTGCGGTTGGATGGCCCTCGCCTCTCCTGGGTAAATCACATCAGTTATCTCCGCACCTCCTGCAACAAACGCCTGGATGTGATGAAGCGAATAGCTGGCATCCGCTGGGGAGCCAGTCGtgacctgctcctccactactaTAAGACCACCATCAGGGCCAAAATGCAGTATGCCAGCTGCTTCTATGGGTCAGCTGCCTACTCCAACCTCCTCAAGCTTGACCCCATTCAGAACGCTGCCTTGAGGATCTCTATGGGGGGCCATGAGATCCTCCCCAGTTGTTTCTCTACAAGCAGAGAGTGGTATTCCTCCACTGTCCACCCACAGACGGATGACCTTGTGCCAACAATACTACAGGATACTGGGCCTGCCTGCTTCCCATCCCCTCTACCCTCCACTCCAACTCAGGGGTGGATCAGCAAGCTCCTGTATGGCTCCCCGCTGCCC CTGGACCGGtccatttatcaccaccaccttaagaTCTACACGGACGGCTCCAGAGATGCCTCCCTGCCCTCCTCGGCAGCAGCTATATATGACGCCAGTACTGCTATCTGTAAGACATGGAGGCTTCCTGAGTACACAGATGTCCTTACCACGGAGCTCTTTGCCCTTCTCCAGGCCCTCATCTACCTCCGCACCTCTCACCCGACGTCCATGGTGGTAATTTACACCGACTcccgctcatctctctctctcctcctatcccGGCAGCCATCCTCCGCCACAACCCTCATCCACTCCATCCAGAgcaccttcctccatctcctgaacACTGGCTGGGATATCACCTTCCAGTGGGTGCCTTCCCACAGTGGCATCCGGGGGAATGAAGTGGTGGATGCTGCTGCCAAGATGGCCTTAACCCATGTAAACATTACCCCCCTATCCCTCCAGCTTCATTCTGCCAAACAGCTCATATCTCGCCTCTGCCACTCATCCTGGGACTCTTCACTCAACACCGCACTCCGAGTCACCTCTATGGGCCTTTACCGTAGCGACTCATCTCCACAGCCTTGGGTCAGGAAACAGTCCCGCATCCTAGATGTAGCACTCACCTGCCTCCGTCTGGGCCACACAagactcacagcacacctgcatCGCCTTGGTCTATCACTGGACCCCTACTGCCCCTGGTGCAGGATGGTCGAGGAAACCATCGAACACTTCCTCTTACACTGGCCCCGCTTCCACTCCCACTGTGTTGTGCTCTGTGATCACCTTGTTGCCTTGGGTGTGTCTAcctttgacctgcccaccctgctggtggcggtgggcgTCCACTCCTCACACCAAGCTACGGTTCTCTGCCTCACCTGCGTCTTCCTGAAGAAGTGTGGACAACTTCCCCACCTGTGA